DNA from Coleofasciculus chthonoplastes PCC 7420:
TTTGCAACGCGGCAACGTCTACCTGGGAACAAATGCAACAGTTAAACGCGACATTGTACGCTGGACTCGCTGGTGCCAATTGCCACAAAAACCAGAGCGCCCGCTGACCATAAGATAGGGGATAAACTTCTAGTAGATGCGGCTGTTCTTGCAGCAACTTGAGAATGTCTAGTTTATCGGCTTTAAGTTGTTCTAATACTGAGGCGGTGGCTTCATTGTTCGGCGCCCGATAGCGCAGCCGTCCCTGCTCACTCCATAATTTCCAACCTTTAATAGAAAGCTCTTGTAAAAAAAACGATAAATTCATAGTTCCCCCTCAATCCAATCACTCTTTTGTTCACGGGTTTGGTTGACTTGGTTGTCTTGGCGACGCTCAATTTTTCCCTCTTTTTCTACCCAGATTAACTGCTTGTTGATCTCAGCAGCTAAAGCGGCAATCGTTGTTCCCCCAATAAATTGTACGATAGGAATGTCTATACCTAATTCCTGGTGAATGGAATTTTTGAATTCCATTGCTGTCAGCGAATCCATCCCTATCTCAGTTAAGTTTTGTTCAGAACTGGGGAGTTGAGACGGTTTAAGTTTCAACACGAGGGCTACATTTTCCTGTAGGTAGGTGATCAAAAACTCGTCGCGATCGCTGGACGAGGTTTCCTTTAACTGCTGTAACACCTGCCCCAGTTTGCCCAAGGGTTGTACTAGCGGCTGGGGCGATTTTACCTCAATTTCTTTGAGCAGGGTGCGGCGCTCCCGTGCTTCATAAAGTTGTTTGAAAATAGCCCAATCAATATCGACGATGATTGGTTGAGCCACGCCTCGAACCAAGGAAGATTCTAGAGTTTTCAGGAATAGCTGAGGCTCGTAGTATTTCAAGCCGATTTGTGTCACGATCTCCCGCAGGGCTGTAACTCCCTGATGGCGATAATGCATCCCGCCACCGGCTAAGGCTCCTACATTAACGGTCAAAGCGGGTAAGTGCAGATGATGACGATAATGGGCAATGAGATCAAGAAACTGGTTAGCCGCTGCATAATATGCCAATCCTTCAGCGCCCCACAATGATGTAATCGAGGAAATACAAACAAAAAAGTCTAACTTGAGTCCTAAAGTTATTTGATGTAAATTCCAGGTTCCGATGACTTTGGCTGCCAGGATGGACTGGATCAAGTCAGGTGTCATATCGGAAAAGCGGTGAAATCCCGCTACCCCAGCGGCATGAAAAATTCCCCGCAGTGGTGGAGAATAGGCATTAATTTTCTCTAGCACTTCAACAACATCGGCTTGATTACAGACATCCGCTTTGACAACTAAGACGTGAACCCCCAACGCTTCGAGTTGGCGGATCGCTTGTTGAGCCGTACTGGAAGCCTCACCGCGTCCCATCAACACGATATGTCGCGCTCCGTTTTCAACTAGCCAACGGGCGGTGTTTAACCCCAGATGACCTAAGCCTCCTGTAATCAGATAGGTACCATCGGACTGTAAACTTAGGGGTTGTTTAGGGATTGACTGTTTAGGACTAGGGACAAGGCGAGGCACATACCGTTGTTCACACCGGAGGGCAATTTGGCTTTCTTGATCGGGATACCAAAGTTGCTCAAACAATGCATTTGCTGCATTGACTGGGGAAACGTCGTGATCGAGATCAATCAATCCTCCCCACATCTGGGGGATTTCCATTGCCAGGGAACGTCCCACACCCCACAGGGGTGCTTGAGCGATGGCGGGCGGAACGGCTTCAGAACCGATTCGTTGCGCTCCCTGGGTGACTAACCAAATCTGAGGCAATTGAGAGCGGTTAGTCCGTTGTAGCGCTTGAATTAAGTGTAGGGTACTGGTTAATGACCGGGTTCCATCCTTGTCTAAGGATGAGAGGGTTGTGGCTTCAGGGGGTGTTGTCTCTAAACTCCAAAGATGCACGACACCTCGACAGGGGGGGAGCGTTTCCATCTGTTCGATGAGTGCCTGCATCGCTTCTGGCTCGGTGGGATTGAGGAGAATTTGACCCTCTTGAGCCACGGCATCTTCTTCAGCCGCATAAACCAGCCGACAGATGTCTCCCTGCGCCTCTAAGCGTTGGGCTAGCGCTTGACCGATGCCTGTGAGATCGGCAAAAATGAGCCAGCTCCCTGGTTCTCGTATCGGTGACGATGATGATTTGAGCAGGGGTTGGGGTTGCCATTGCAATTCATAAAACCAGTCGGCATACTGATCTTGATCCTGGGTTTGATAATTCTGGTGTTCAACAGGCTGGAGTTGTAAACCCGAAATGTTGACTAATAGTTTTCCGGTTTGATCGAATAGGCGAACATCTCCTTCAATAAGGGTGTCGGTAACAGTTGACAAATAGGCATAACTCCACACCTCATGGCTAATTGTCTCGTAGACTTGAACAGTCTTGAGTCCCATGGGTAGATAAAGGACAGAAGTATTACTTAAAAGCCCTTCTTTGAGTAACGTTGCCAAGAGAACGTGATGACAGGTTTCCCAGAGAGCGACATTCATTTGGATCGAATCCTGGGCGTTAATTTCTGTCCCATCCAGCTTTACTTGGGCGAGTGCCTCGGCTTTGCCTAACCACAACTGTTCTATGCCCTGAAAAGCTTTGCCTAACTGCAGTCCATGCTGATGCAATCGTTGATAGTAGTCTTGGACATTTTGGCGATCGCTACATCGCATCCGTATATCTGACAAGGTGTCGTGATTAGGCGATCGCGGTTGATTCTGTCGGGCAGATGTTACGGAGTTGGATTGTAGACTCTGAACAGGATGGGTTGGGACAAAGGAGCGTTTTGGCGCAGATATCTCAGCGTTATAGCGTTCTCGAAGCTGATTTAGACTGGGTAGATGGTCTAAGATGAGAGTTTTACTTGGACCAAAGTCGAGTAGACAAGCGACTTCATCGACTCCAATATTGTCCAGCTTTTCAAGTAATTCGAGACAGGTGTTGGGGGTTCCGATTAACCCTCTAGCGGTGGCATATTTTTCAAACAAAAAGTTGACAAATGCATCCAAGTCTGATTCAGATAACGTCGATGGATCGATCGTCGATCCCCGACTTTGGGCTAACCCTTTGAGTAGACTAAAATTAGACTTTAGATAGTGACAGTAAGGAACACGAACTTGCTCTCGAACTGCATCAAAGTCCTGCCCCACAAAAGTATGTAACATAATTGAAACAACCCCCGTTTCCGGATTGTGTCCCTGTTTGGCTCTTGCCTGACGATAAAGGGTAATTTTTTCAGCTAAGGTGTCTATATCTTGATCAAGGAGATGAGTTAAAAGATTCGCCCCAATTTCTCCGGCTTGGATAAAGGTTTGAGGATTACTCGCCGCCGTAATCCATATTGGCAAGTCAGGTTGAATGGGTGTGGGATAAATCCGGATCTCGACCTGACTCCCCTTTCCATTGGTGACTTGAATCGATTCACTCCGCCATAGCTTTCGGATCATCTCAATACCGCTAAACATTTCCTGATGACGGTTTTGATACTTTTCCGGAAAAAAGGCAAAGTCATTAGGATTCCAACCCGACGCGAACGATAGTCCAACTCGACCCGCCGATAAATTATCAACAACCGCCCATTCTTCGGCAATCCGAATCGGATTATGAATCGGTAAAACAACACTTCCGGCTTGTAATCGAATCTGCCGGGTTTCTCTGGCGAGGGCGGCATTTAACACAGCCGGATTGGGATAAAGACTGCCAAACTTGGTAAAGTGTCGTTCGGGTGTCCAAATACTTGAGAACGAATGGCGATCGGCAAACTTGGCACTTTCAAGTAGCAGACTATATTTGTCCCCAACGAGAGCCTCTTCACTACTGGCAAAAAACATTAAACCAAATTTCATCTCTTAACTCACATAAACGTTTAATTAATCGGGGAGTTTAAAGGGTAATCTGTGCCGTGGCATATAACCTCCACTCTTGAGGTAAGGTGGGTGGGTTTAGCTGATAGCTATATAAATAAAACGATAATGACGCATCAGACTCAGACATTAAAACAACTTGAATTTTCTGAACGTCTTGTTCCGATAAAAATAGGGGGCTATAGAGTTTTAAATTCGTTAACTGTTTAGGTTTGCTCTCAAAGGCTTCCTCTGTAGCCGCCAACGCTATTTCGATATAAGCACTGTGAGGCATGACGATACTATCCCACACTCGATGATCGTTGAGGTAGGAAAGAGACAGCGCATCAATCTCAGTTTCCCAGATATAAAGATTTGGCGGTGCCAGATGGTTTAATCGATTGCCTAAAAGCGGATGTTTGTGCCTCTCCGGTTGGGGTTGATCTGTCATCCCATTAGGCGGATTGGTACTAGGGCTTGACAGGAGTCGTGTTTGACGATCATCAACTTTAGTGCTTTCGAGCCAATAACGCGATCGCTGCCAGGGATAGGTGGGTAAAATAAGCCGATGACGGGGATAGTCCCGATCAAAGCCTGACCAGTCTACCGGAACCCCCTGGACATATAACTCTGCCAGACTCTGTAACAGTTGTTGCCAGTCTGAGCATCCCAAACGTAGACTGGGTAACCACACGCCCGCGTCTTGGGGTAGCGATTGGCGTGCCATGCCCAACACGGTTGGTTTGGGTCCAATTTCGACAAAGATATTATAGTCACAGGCGTGAAGTGTTTTGATACTATCGGCTAATCGTACCCCTTGGCGTACATGACGACACCAATAGTCTGGCGTAATCTCGGCGCCAGTGAGTCGCTTTCCGGTGACGTTAGAGATCAGGTCAATTTGGGGCGTTTGGTAGGTTATTGTTGCCGCCACCTGATGAAATTCAGTGAGCATCGGCTCCATCAAGGGAGAATGGAAAGCATGGGAAACCTGTAACGGTTTCGTTTTAATTCCCCTCGCTTCTAGGGCGGCGCAGATGTCTCGGACAGTCTGAGATTGTCCCGAAATCACCGTATTTTGGGGACTATTGTAGGCAGCAATCCCGACAATTTGGTCATCCCAGTCAATCACATCACGAATCGATGCCTCATCTGCAAACACCGCCACCATTTCACCGCCCCTATCTAGGCGTTGCATCAGCCGACTTCTAGTCGCAATCAGCTTTAGCCCCTCCTCTAAACTAAAGACTCCCGCCACACAAGCAGCAACATATTCCCCCACACTATGACCCATCACCGCATCAGGATGCACTCCCCAGGATTGCCAAAGCTGCACTAAAGCATATTCGATCGCAAATAAGGCAGGTTGGGTATAAGCGGTTTCATTCAGGGGAGAACTCATTCCCGGTTCGGGATAGAGGATTGATAGCAGGGAGGTTTCTAAGTAAGGACGCAGAATTTCGTCGCAGCGATCAAGGGTTTGACGGAAGGTGGGCTGCGTCTGATAGAGTTCCTGTCCCATGTTCAGGTACTGAGAGCCCTGACCCGTAAACAGAAAGGCGAGTTTGGGGCGTTGGCGATTCGTTACCTGACCCGTCACCCGTCCCAGGGTTTCTTTGCCCGTCAGCCCAGCCGCTAACTGTTCACGCAATGACGCCGTTGATTCAGCCACAACCGCGAGGCGATGGTTAAAATGCGATCGCCCCGTATTGGCACTGAAGCAGATATCGGCAAGTGAGGAAGTTGGGTGGGTGGCTAAGAACGCCCCATAGCGTTTCACTAATTCCCCAAGGGCGTTCTCGGTTTTGGCTGAGAGGGTTAAAAGATGCAGACTTCGTTCGACTTCTGGCACTTGGACAGGGGTTTCGGGTTGCGTCTCTACCTGAGGCGCTTCTGCCAGGACAACATGGGCGTTGGTGCCACCGAAGCCAAAGGAACTCACCCCAGCCACACGCGCTTTCCCACCCCTGAGCCAAGGCTGTGGTGCTTGGGGAATCCCAAATAAGCGCTCATCCCAAGAAATATGGGGATTCAACTGGTTGAGGTGCAACTGACGGGGAATCTCTTCCTGTTGTAGGCAGAGTACCACTTTAATTAAGCCAGCGATACCCGCAGCAGCTTCCAAATGACCAATATTCGCTTTCACCGAACCCAGAATACAGGGCGATGGTTCCGATTGCTCCGACAGCCGCACCGCTTTCAGGGATTCCACCTCAATCGGATCACCCAATGCCGTACCCGTACCATGGGTTTCCACATAACTGATTTCCGATGCCTTGACACCCGCGTTGGCGAGTGCTTGTCGGATCACAGCCTGTTGAGCCAATCCATTGGGCGCGGTTAACCCATTACTGCGACCATCTTGATTCATGGCTGAACCTTTGATGATGGCGAGAATATTGTCTCCATCCCGTTGAGCATCACTGAGACGCTTGAGCAACACTAAGCCACAGCCCTCAGCCCGAACATACCCATCCGCCTCCGCATCGAAGGTCTTACAACGACCATCGGCTGCCATCATCTTGGCTTGGGAAAAGGTAATCGTTAACTCTGGGGATAGGATTAAATTCACGCCACC
Protein-coding regions in this window:
- a CDS encoding type I polyketide synthase, which codes for MKFGLMFFASSEEALVGDKYSLLLESAKFADRHSFSSIWTPERHFTKFGSLYPNPAVLNAALARETRQIRLQAGSVVLPIHNPIRIAEEWAVVDNLSAGRVGLSFASGWNPNDFAFFPEKYQNRHQEMFSGIEMIRKLWRSESIQVTNGKGSQVEIRIYPTPIQPDLPIWITAASNPQTFIQAGEIGANLLTHLLDQDIDTLAEKITLYRQARAKQGHNPETGVVSIMLHTFVGQDFDAVREQVRVPYCHYLKSNFSLLKGLAQSRGSTIDPSTLSESDLDAFVNFLFEKYATARGLIGTPNTCLELLEKLDNIGVDEVACLLDFGPSKTLILDHLPSLNQLRERYNAEISAPKRSFVPTHPVQSLQSNSVTSARQNQPRSPNHDTLSDIRMRCSDRQNVQDYYQRLHQHGLQLGKAFQGIEQLWLGKAEALAQVKLDGTEINAQDSIQMNVALWETCHHVLLATLLKEGLLSNTSVLYLPMGLKTVQVYETISHEVWSYAYLSTVTDTLIEGDVRLFDQTGKLLVNISGLQLQPVEHQNYQTQDQDQYADWFYELQWQPQPLLKSSSSPIREPGSWLIFADLTGIGQALAQRLEAQGDICRLVYAAEEDAVAQEGQILLNPTEPEAMQALIEQMETLPPCRGVVHLWSLETTPPEATTLSSLDKDGTRSLTSTLHLIQALQRTNRSQLPQIWLVTQGAQRIGSEAVPPAIAQAPLWGVGRSLAMEIPQMWGGLIDLDHDVSPVNAANALFEQLWYPDQESQIALRCEQRYVPRLVPSPKQSIPKQPLSLQSDGTYLITGGLGHLGLNTARWLVENGARHIVLMGRGEASSTAQQAIRQLEALGVHVLVVKADVCNQADVVEVLEKINAYSPPLRGIFHAAGVAGFHRFSDMTPDLIQSILAAKVIGTWNLHQITLGLKLDFFVCISSITSLWGAEGLAYYAAANQFLDLIAHYRHHLHLPALTVNVGALAGGGMHYRHQGVTALREIVTQIGLKYYEPQLFLKTLESSLVRGVAQPIIVDIDWAIFKQLYEARERRTLLKEIEVKSPQPLVQPLGKLGQVLQQLKETSSSDRDEFLITYLQENVALVLKLKPSQLPSSEQNLTEIGMDSLTAMEFKNSIHQELGIDIPIVQFIGGTTIAALAAEINKQLIWVEKEGKIERRQDNQVNQTREQKSDWIEGEL